In the Thermus thermamylovorans genome, one interval contains:
- the fabZ gene encoding 3-hydroxyacyl-ACP dehydratase FabZ — protein MEIGEILKLLPHRYPFLLIDRVLHADERSFRALKNVTFNEPHFQGHFPGYPVMPGVLILEAMAQAAVGTIARQPGFQPGGLVFLVGVEEARFRKPVVPGDTLVLEGELLRYRLGLGKVAVRALVEGEERAAATLSFAVRQEGA, from the coding sequence GTGGAGATCGGGGAGATCCTCAAGCTCCTGCCCCACCGCTACCCCTTCCTCCTCATCGACCGGGTGCTCCACGCGGACGAACGGTCCTTCCGGGCCCTGAAGAACGTGACCTTCAACGAGCCCCACTTCCAGGGCCACTTCCCCGGCTATCCCGTGATGCCCGGGGTCCTGATCCTGGAGGCCATGGCCCAGGCGGCGGTGGGGACCATCGCCCGGCAGCCGGGCTTCCAGCCGGGGGGCCTGGTCTTCCTGGTGGGGGTGGAGGAGGCCCGCTTCCGGAAGCCCGTGGTCCCGGGGGACACCCTGGTCCTGGAGGGGGAGCTCCTCCGCTACCGCCTGGGCCTGGGCAAGGTGGCGGTCCGGGCCCTGGTGGAGGGGGAGGAGCGGGCGGCCGCCACCTTGAGCTTCGCCGTCCGGCAGGAGGGGGCCTGA
- the recA gene encoding recombinase RecA: MDENKRKALENTLKTIEKEFGKGAVMRLGEMPKLQVDVIPTGSLGLDLALGIGGVPRGRVIEIYGPESGGKTTLALTIIAQAQKQGGVAAFVDAEHALDPLYAGKLGVKVEDLLVSQPDTGEQALEIVELLARSGAVDVIVVDSVAALVPKAEIEGEMGDQHVGLQARLMSQALRKLTAVLSKSNTAAIFINQVREKVGVMYGNPETTPGGRALKFYASVRLDVRKSGQPIRVGPEAVGIKVKVKVVKNKLAPPFREAELEIYFGKGLDPVMDLVNVAVAANVIEKAGSWFSYGEARLGQGKEKAAEYLKERPELLEEIRAKVLERAHEVVLSGAGEGEEG, from the coding sequence ATGGACGAGAACAAGAGGAAAGCGCTGGAAAACACGCTGAAGACCATTGAGAAGGAGTTCGGCAAGGGCGCGGTCATGCGCCTGGGGGAGATGCCCAAGCTCCAGGTGGACGTGATCCCCACGGGCTCCCTGGGCCTGGACCTGGCCTTGGGCATCGGGGGGGTTCCCCGGGGCCGGGTCATCGAGATCTACGGCCCCGAGTCCGGGGGCAAGACCACCCTGGCCCTCACCATCATCGCCCAGGCCCAGAAGCAGGGGGGCGTGGCCGCCTTTGTGGACGCGGAGCACGCCCTGGATCCCCTCTACGCCGGGAAGCTCGGGGTGAAGGTGGAAGACCTCCTGGTCTCCCAGCCGGACACCGGGGAGCAGGCCCTGGAGATCGTGGAGCTCCTCGCCCGTTCGGGGGCGGTGGACGTGATCGTGGTGGACTCGGTGGCCGCCCTGGTGCCCAAGGCGGAGATCGAGGGGGAGATGGGGGACCAGCACGTGGGCCTCCAGGCCCGGCTCATGAGCCAGGCCCTCCGGAAGCTCACCGCCGTGCTCTCCAAGAGCAACACCGCCGCCATCTTCATCAACCAGGTGCGGGAGAAGGTGGGGGTGATGTACGGCAACCCGGAAACCACCCCCGGGGGAAGGGCCCTCAAGTTCTACGCCAGCGTGCGCCTGGACGTGCGCAAAAGCGGCCAGCCCATTAGGGTGGGCCCCGAGGCCGTGGGCATCAAGGTGAAGGTGAAGGTGGTGAAGAACAAGCTGGCCCCGCCCTTCCGCGAGGCGGAGCTGGAGATCTACTTCGGCAAGGGCCTGGACCCGGTGATGGACCTGGTGAACGTGGCCGTGGCCGCGAACGTCATCGAGAAGGCGGGGAGCTGGTTCTCCTACGGGGAGGCCCGCCTGGGCCAGGGCAAGGAGAAGGCGGCGGAGTACCTCAAGGAGCGGCCGGAGCTTCTGGAGGAGATCCGGGCCAAGGTGCTGGAGCGGGCCCACGAGGTGGTTCTCTCGGGGGCTGGCGAAGGGGAGGAAGGATGA
- a CDS encoding bioflim formation protein, which produces MRRTLALLALLAGLSLAQMPAYPENTLGLGYAPDRGVYLQGSLLLPFAPLGIDTGLDAQVLLTPSPEVYALLKANLFPGLVLMDLYTSLGLGLDLRYPFGAHLGPLVSLEIPGGALSGSLGLGYQGGFHLAWGVGFRLYLEPLALEASASDRYPFLLTLLYLW; this is translated from the coding sequence ATGCGGCGGACCCTTGCCCTCCTCGCCCTTCTGGCAGGCCTTTCCCTGGCCCAGATGCCCGCCTATCCGGAGAACACCCTGGGCCTCGGCTACGCCCCCGACCGGGGGGTCTACCTCCAGGGGAGCCTCCTCCTCCCCTTCGCCCCCCTGGGCATCGACACCGGCCTGGACGCCCAGGTGCTCCTCACGCCTAGCCCCGAGGTCTACGCCCTCCTCAAGGCCAACCTCTTCCCCGGCCTGGTCCTCATGGACCTCTACACCTCCTTGGGCCTGGGCCTGGACCTGCGCTACCCCTTTGGGGCCCACCTGGGCCCCCTGGTGAGCCTGGAGATCCCCGGCGGGGCCCTCTCCGGGAGCCTGGGCCTGGGGTACCAGGGGGGCTTCCACCTGGCCTGGGGGGTGGGCTTCAGGCTCTACCTGGAACCCCTGGCCCTGGAAGCCTCCGCCTCCGACCGCTACCCCTTCCTCCTCACCCTCCTCTACCTCTGGTAG
- a CDS encoding CinA family nicotinamide mononucleotide deamidase-related protein, which yields MERAEIIGVGTELLYGETLDTNTAEIAASLKPYALKVERTLRVADEPGPLVREVRAAWEGARLVVLSGGLGPTPDDITREAVAEALGEALELDEAVLSEIEARFRARGRTMPEANRKQALKIPSATWLSNPWGTAPGWWVQKGSKDLILLPGPPMEWRPMWREVLPRLGLPRRPYAERILKTWGLGESDIVERLGGLFQRGEEVEVGTYPRLQGVEVVVRGREDLVADLSEKIKKRLLKEVWGEGELTLAEAALRRLELEGATLSTMESLTGGLLGAEITRVPGASRFYLGGVVSYSPGAKARFGVPEELLAKTVSAETAKAMAEAARRLFGSTYALATTGVAGPDPLEGEPVGTVYVALAGPKGTEARRYRFPGDREAVRLRSVYAALALLLT from the coding sequence ATGGAGCGGGCGGAGATCATCGGCGTAGGGACGGAGCTCCTCTATGGGGAGACCCTGGACACCAACACCGCGGAGATCGCGGCGAGCCTCAAGCCCTACGCCCTCAAGGTGGAGAGGACCCTGCGGGTGGCGGACGAGCCCGGGCCCCTGGTCCGGGAGGTGCGGGCGGCCTGGGAGGGGGCCCGGCTGGTGGTCCTCTCCGGGGGCCTCGGCCCCACCCCGGACGACATCACCCGGGAGGCGGTGGCCGAGGCCTTGGGGGAGGCGTTGGAGCTAGACGAGGCGGTGCTTTCCGAAATCGAGGCCCGCTTCCGCGCCCGGGGCCGCACCATGCCCGAGGCCAACCGTAAGCAGGCCCTGAAGATCCCCTCGGCCACCTGGCTCAGCAACCCCTGGGGCACCGCCCCCGGCTGGTGGGTGCAGAAGGGGAGCAAGGACCTGATCCTCCTGCCCGGCCCCCCCATGGAGTGGCGGCCCATGTGGCGGGAGGTCCTGCCCCGGCTGGGCCTGCCCCGGCGCCCTTATGCGGAAAGGATCCTGAAGACCTGGGGCCTCGGGGAGTCGGACATCGTGGAGCGCCTGGGGGGGCTTTTCCAGAGAGGGGAGGAGGTGGAGGTGGGCACCTACCCCAGGCTCCAGGGGGTGGAGGTGGTGGTCCGGGGCCGGGAGGATCTGGTGGCGGACCTTTCGGAGAAGATCAAGAAGCGCCTCTTGAAGGAAGTCTGGGGCGAGGGGGAGCTCACCCTGGCGGAGGCCGCCCTGCGCCGCCTGGAGCTGGAAGGGGCCACCCTCTCCACCATGGAAAGCCTCACCGGGGGGCTTCTGGGGGCGGAGATCACCCGGGTGCCGGGGGCGAGCCGCTTTTACCTGGGCGGCGTGGTATCCTATTCCCCAGGGGCCAAGGCCCGCTTCGGTGTGCCGGAGGAACTCCTCGCCAAAACGGTCTCCGCCGAAACGGCTAAGGCCATGGCGGAGGCCGCCCGGAGGCTTTTTGGCTCCACTTACGCCCTGGCCACCACCGGGGTGGCGGGTCCCGACCCCCTGGAGGGGGAGCCTGTGGGCACGGTCTACGTGGCCCTGGCGGGCCCTAAGGGGACGGAGGCCCGCCGTTACCGCTTCCCCGGCGACCGGGAGGCCGTGAGGCTTAGGAGCGTGTACGCCGCCCTGGCCCTCTTGCTGACATGA
- a CDS encoding enolase C-terminal domain-like protein, which produces MATLKDLRLLPFRIPLKAPLRWGKASELSVLEGALLEVELSDGSLGRAEVAIRPTIYGETLGSVRAGLAYLKPRLLGLEADDQEGIRAVLEAFPCNLGLKGALDIALWEAWARSEGEELHQVLKPAKHRVRVAYLLGLGSEEEVLSDARMAYGAGVRVFKVKVGRDLEGDTRRIARLKEAFPDAELYADANETLSPKDAEAYLLAWKEMGLRYVEEPLPTEAVEARRSLREKGILPLIADDSAMTPKDLRRELALDTFDVLNLKPARTGVTWTLEMLALARERGKRAMVGSQAQSSFGAYQSALLAFQQGVTEPNELAFHLKAEGGFFPFPPFREGWLYFEDLVEGRFHEEAFRRYALEQP; this is translated from the coding sequence ATGGCGACCCTCAAGGACCTTCGCCTCCTCCCGTTCCGCATCCCCCTGAAGGCCCCCTTGCGCTGGGGGAAGGCCTCGGAGCTTTCCGTCCTCGAGGGGGCCCTTCTGGAGGTGGAGCTTTCCGACGGCTCCCTGGGCCGGGCGGAGGTGGCCATCCGCCCCACCATCTACGGGGAAACCCTGGGGAGCGTCAGGGCCGGGCTTGCGTACCTGAAGCCCAGGCTTCTGGGCCTCGAGGCGGACGACCAGGAGGGGATCCGGGCCGTGCTGGAGGCCTTCCCCTGCAACCTTGGGCTGAAGGGGGCCTTGGACATCGCCCTCTGGGAGGCCTGGGCCCGGAGCGAGGGGGAGGAGCTCCATCAGGTGCTGAAGCCCGCCAAGCACCGGGTGCGGGTGGCCTACCTCCTGGGCCTGGGCTCCGAGGAAGAGGTGCTTTCCGATGCCCGCATGGCCTACGGGGCGGGGGTGCGGGTCTTCAAGGTCAAGGTGGGCCGGGACCTCGAGGGGGATACCCGCAGGATCGCCCGCCTTAAGGAGGCCTTCCCCGACGCCGAGCTCTACGCGGACGCCAACGAAACCCTCTCCCCCAAGGATGCGGAAGCCTACCTTCTGGCCTGGAAGGAGATGGGCCTCCGCTACGTGGAGGAGCCCCTGCCCACAGAGGCGGTGGAGGCCAGGAGGAGCCTGAGGGAGAAGGGCATCCTCCCCCTCATCGCCGACGACTCCGCCATGACCCCCAAGGACCTGCGCCGGGAGCTGGCTCTAGACACCTTCGACGTCCTGAACCTCAAGCCCGCCCGCACCGGCGTCACCTGGACCCTGGAGATGCTGGCCCTGGCCCGGGAAAGGGGCAAGCGGGCCATGGTGGGCAGCCAGGCGCAGAGTTCCTTTGGCGCGTACCAGTCCGCCCTTCTGGCCTTCCAACAGGGGGTCACGGAGCCCAACGAGCTGGCCTTCCACCTGAAGGCGGAGGGGGGCTTCTTCCCCTTTCCCCCCTTCCGCGAGGGCTGGCTCTACTTTGAGGACCTGGTGGAGGGGCGCTTCCACGAGGAGGCCTTCCGCCGCTACGCCCTAGAGCAGCCCTAG
- a CDS encoding carbohydrate ABC transporter permease yields MGRKAPLILLSLPALGSLFLFVLYPFLDVLRFSTWDWSGLADPTPVGLENYQNLLQDPAFWGSLWVTLKFMLLALPLFVGLSLALAVALEGAPYERLAKGLLFLPGLVTLGGATLSWYTLFTPEYGALAQFLPIPPWDREGFWALLMVVLFTLWRHLGYGVLVASARLKAIPKTLLEAAYVDGAGPFEAFRYVVLPLMRPAVAFLLVVGTILSLQSYAAVFLLTRGGPYGATRVLGYYLYEAGFENFRLGYAAAITVVILLLTLLFAYAQLRLLRHGGE; encoded by the coding sequence ATGGGCCGGAAAGCCCCCCTGATCCTCCTCTCCCTGCCGGCCCTAGGGAGCCTCTTCCTCTTCGTCCTCTACCCCTTCTTGGACGTCCTGCGCTTCTCCACCTGGGACTGGTCCGGGCTCGCCGACCCCACCCCCGTGGGCCTGGAGAACTACCAAAACCTCCTCCAGGACCCTGCCTTTTGGGGAAGCCTCTGGGTGACCCTAAAGTTCATGCTCCTGGCCCTCCCCCTCTTCGTGGGCCTTTCCTTGGCCCTGGCCGTGGCCTTAGAGGGAGCCCCCTACGAGCGCCTGGCCAAGGGCCTCCTCTTCCTCCCGGGCCTCGTCACCCTGGGGGGGGCCACCCTCTCCTGGTACACCCTCTTCACCCCGGAGTACGGGGCCCTGGCCCAGTTCCTCCCCATCCCCCCCTGGGACCGGGAGGGGTTCTGGGCCCTCCTCATGGTCGTCCTCTTCACCCTGTGGCGGCACCTGGGCTACGGGGTCCTGGTGGCCTCGGCCCGGCTCAAGGCCATCCCCAAAACCCTGTTGGAGGCGGCCTACGTGGACGGGGCGGGGCCCTTTGAGGCCTTCCGGTACGTGGTGCTTCCCCTCATGCGCCCGGCGGTGGCCTTCCTGCTGGTGGTGGGTACCATCCTCTCCCTGCAGTCCTACGCCGCGGTCTTCCTCCTCACCCGGGGCGGGCCTTACGGGGCCACGAGGGTCTTGGGCTACTACCTGTACGAGGCCGGCTTCGAGAACTTCCGCCTGGGCTACGCCGCCGCCATCACCGTGGTCATCCTCCTCCTCACCCTCCTCTTCGCCTACGCCCAGCTGCGGCTCCTCCGTCACGGGGGGGAGTAA
- the rny gene encoding ribonuclease Y has translation MTLLDWVLLLLVLVLAGALLLRRRGEDRSGEEARRLLETAREEAREVLEAARQEARDILEAARQEARASREEAEARAKVLRQELEAELRRKEEALEAEARRRLAEAEERLKGEREELKAERERLRALQEELRGERERLKEEREELRREAERLSKRGEALDARALRLDALEEALGQREEALKGREGLLAEREKEVERRLYEAAGLSPEEARRLILERLDRELEEEKAQRVRAALEKARLEARREAQKILAQAMQRQASETAAQLAVSVVPIPSDAMKGRIIGREGRNIRTFEALTGVDLIIDDTPEAVLLSSFNPIRREIARMALEELLKDGRIHPSRIEEVVEKAKGEMKTFIYERGEEAALEAGVVGLKPGLVQLLGRLHFRSSYGQNVLKHSVQVAHLAGIMAAELGLDAALARRAGLLHDIGKSVDREVEGSHVEIGIALARRFGEPAEVLDGIAHHHDPENAETVYAVLVAAADALSAARPGARRESLEEYLQRLEALERIALSFPGVETAFAVQAGREVRVIVKPDRITDARATLLAREIAGRIEREMNYPGQVQVTVVRETRAVEYAR, from the coding sequence CTGACCCTTTTGGACTGGGTGCTCCTGCTCCTGGTCCTGGTCCTGGCGGGGGCTTTGCTCCTCAGGCGCAGGGGAGAGGACCGCTCGGGGGAGGAGGCCAGGCGGCTGTTGGAGACCGCGCGGGAGGAGGCCCGGGAGGTCCTGGAGGCCGCCCGCCAGGAAGCCAGGGATATCCTCGAGGCCGCCCGCCAGGAGGCTAGGGCCTCGAGGGAGGAGGCGGAGGCCAGGGCCAAGGTCCTCCGCCAGGAGCTGGAGGCGGAGCTCCGGCGCAAGGAGGAGGCCCTGGAGGCCGAGGCGAGGCGGCGCCTGGCCGAAGCCGAGGAGCGGCTTAAGGGGGAGCGGGAGGAGCTCAAGGCGGAGCGGGAACGGCTCAGGGCCCTCCAGGAGGAGCTTCGGGGGGAGCGGGAGCGCCTCAAGGAGGAACGGGAGGAGCTCCGCCGCGAGGCGGAAAGGCTCTCCAAGCGGGGGGAGGCCCTGGACGCCCGGGCCCTCAGGCTGGACGCCCTGGAGGAGGCCCTCGGCCAGCGGGAGGAGGCCCTGAAGGGGCGGGAAGGCCTCCTCGCCGAGCGGGAGAAGGAGGTGGAGAGGCGCCTTTACGAGGCGGCGGGCCTCTCCCCCGAGGAGGCGAGGCGCCTCATCCTGGAAAGGCTGGACCGGGAGCTGGAGGAGGAGAAGGCGCAAAGGGTCAGGGCTGCCCTGGAGAAGGCCCGCCTCGAGGCCCGGCGGGAGGCCCAGAAGATCCTGGCCCAGGCCATGCAGCGCCAGGCCTCGGAGACGGCGGCGCAGCTGGCGGTCTCCGTGGTGCCCATCCCCTCCGACGCCATGAAGGGACGGATCATCGGGCGGGAGGGGCGGAACATCCGCACCTTCGAGGCCTTGACGGGCGTGGACCTGATCATCGACGACACCCCGGAGGCGGTCCTCCTCTCCTCCTTCAACCCCATCCGCCGGGAGATCGCCCGCATGGCCCTGGAGGAGCTCCTGAAGGACGGGCGCATCCACCCGAGCCGCATCGAGGAGGTGGTGGAGAAGGCCAAGGGGGAGATGAAGACCTTCATCTACGAAAGGGGGGAGGAGGCGGCCCTCGAGGCCGGGGTGGTGGGCCTGAAGCCCGGCCTCGTCCAGCTCTTGGGGCGGCTCCACTTCCGCTCCAGCTACGGCCAGAACGTCCTCAAGCACTCCGTCCAGGTGGCCCACCTCGCGGGGATCATGGCCGCGGAGCTGGGCCTGGACGCCGCCCTGGCCCGCAGGGCAGGGCTTCTCCACGACATCGGCAAGAGCGTGGACCGGGAGGTGGAGGGGAGCCACGTGGAGATCGGCATCGCCCTGGCCCGGCGCTTCGGGGAGCCCGCGGAGGTCCTGGACGGCATCGCCCACCACCACGACCCGGAAAACGCCGAGACCGTGTATGCGGTTTTGGTGGCCGCCGCGGACGCCCTTTCCGCCGCAAGGCCGGGGGCGCGGCGGGAGTCCTTGGAGGAGTACCTGCAGCGCCTGGAGGCCCTGGAGCGCATCGCCCTCTCCTTCCCCGGGGTGGAGACGGCCTTCGCGGTGCAGGCGGGAAGGGAGGTGCGGGTCATCGTCAAGCCGGACCGGATCACCGACGCCAGGGCCACCCTCCTGGCCCGGGAGATCGCGGGCCGCATCGAGCGGGAGATGAACTACCCCGGCCAGGTGCAGGTCACCGTGGTGCGGGAGACCCGGGCGGTGGAGTACGCCCGTTAG
- a CDS encoding rod shape-determining protein codes for MLRGEDIGIDLGTASVLIYVRGKGIVLKEPSVIAVVQGKREVKAVGAEAYRMLGRTPGNIVAVRPLKDGVIADYALTERMLLLFLQKVLSPMSRFFRPRVMVGVPSGVTDVERRAVVQAVSALAQKVYLIEEPLAAAIGAGIRVAEPTGSMVVDIGGGSTDVAVISLGGIVRSESLRIAGNEMDQAIIRYVRQKYNLLIGERTAEELKIQLGRAKLLPGEEREVAEVRGRDLLSGLPRTAEIPAEDVAEALKEPLDKIFQGVKGVLEATPPELASDIYERGILLTGGGALLRNLDVALQEATGVPVVVAENPIEAVALGTGRALEMLHVLEDTILSSDDVLRR; via the coding sequence ATGCTGAGGGGCGAGGACATCGGGATCGACCTGGGGACGGCCAGCGTCCTCATCTACGTGCGGGGTAAGGGCATCGTCTTGAAGGAGCCTTCCGTCATCGCCGTGGTCCAAGGCAAGCGGGAGGTCAAGGCCGTGGGGGCCGAGGCCTACCGCATGCTGGGGCGTACCCCGGGGAACATCGTGGCGGTAAGGCCCCTCAAGGACGGGGTGATCGCCGACTACGCCCTCACGGAGCGCATGCTCCTCCTCTTCCTGCAGAAGGTGCTCTCCCCCATGAGCCGCTTCTTCCGCCCGCGGGTCATGGTGGGGGTGCCCTCGGGGGTCACGGACGTGGAACGGCGGGCGGTGGTGCAGGCGGTCTCCGCCCTGGCCCAGAAGGTCTACCTCATCGAGGAGCCCCTGGCCGCGGCCATCGGGGCGGGGATCCGGGTGGCCGAGCCCACGGGGAGCATGGTGGTGGACATCGGGGGGGGCTCCACGGACGTGGCCGTGATCTCCCTGGGGGGCATCGTGCGCTCCGAGAGCCTGCGCATCGCCGGCAACGAGATGGACCAGGCCATCATCCGCTACGTGCGGCAGAAGTACAACCTGCTCATCGGGGAGCGCACCGCTGAGGAGCTCAAGATCCAGCTGGGCCGGGCCAAGCTCCTGCCGGGGGAGGAGCGGGAGGTGGCCGAGGTGCGGGGCCGGGACCTTCTCTCCGGCCTTCCCCGCACCGCGGAGATCCCCGCCGAGGACGTGGCCGAGGCCCTGAAGGAGCCCCTGGACAAGATCTTCCAGGGGGTGAAGGGGGTCTTGGAGGCCACGCCCCCGGAGCTGGCCTCGGACATCTACGAGCGGGGCATCCTCCTCACCGGGGGCGGGGCCCTCCTGAGGAACCTGGACGTGGCCCTGCAGGAGGCTACGGGGGTGCCGGTGGTGGTGGCGGAAAACCCCATCGAGGCCGTGGCCCTGGGCACGGGGCGGGCCCTGGAGATGCTCCACGTCCTGGAGGACACCATCCTCTCCTCCGACGACGTCTTGCGGAGGTGA
- the thpR gene encoding RNA 2',3'-cyclic phosphodiesterase gives MRLFYAIFLPEEVRRPLAEAQGQVARYRGWKGVAPHQLHLTLLFLGERPEGDLEDLLALGHRLGRLFPTFPARIRGTGYFPNEGTPRVWFAKAEGEGFAPLAEALRQGVAELLGEEALLAGGDKPFKPHITLARRKAPAPRVPPVVFGLEWPVAEFALVRSELRPKGPIYTLLEKFPLRGEHGREQEESAGKHAEDH, from the coding sequence ATGAGGCTCTTCTACGCCATTTTTCTTCCCGAAGAGGTGCGGCGCCCCCTGGCGGAAGCCCAGGGGCAGGTGGCCCGCTACCGGGGCTGGAAGGGGGTGGCCCCCCACCAGCTCCACCTCACCCTGCTCTTCCTGGGGGAGAGGCCCGAGGGGGACCTGGAGGACCTTTTGGCCCTGGGGCACCGCCTGGGGCGGCTTTTCCCGACTTTCCCGGCCCGCATCCGGGGCACGGGCTACTTCCCCAACGAGGGCACCCCCCGGGTCTGGTTCGCCAAGGCGGAGGGGGAGGGGTTTGCCCCCTTGGCCGAGGCCCTGAGGCAGGGGGTGGCCGAACTCTTGGGGGAGGAGGCCCTCTTGGCCGGGGGGGATAAGCCCTTCAAGCCCCACATCACCCTGGCCCGGCGCAAGGCCCCGGCCCCCCGGGTGCCCCCGGTGGTCTTCGGCCTGGAGTGGCCCGTGGCCGAGTTCGCCCTGGTGCGCTCGGAGCTCAGGCCCAAGGGGCCTATTTACACCCTTCTGGAGAAGTTTCCTTTGCGAGGTGAGCATGGACGAGAACAAGAGGAAAGCGCTGGAAAACACGCTGAAGACCATTGA
- a CDS encoding glycine cleavage system protein T encodes METLLENALGGRGHFAFPGVLLLRGPDALPFLQGQATRDLRGLSGPAGALFLNHRGQIEEAATVFPHPEGFLLAPWGALAGLRARLERYLVFDQVELLELPLYRLLHADGREEVAESGEGAYPEALYPLYTLLKGLPLLSDIRGELPQSVGLLHLVDYGKGCYVGQEIMARTEGRETHHRLVGLRALGKEGEVPCDLHWGGRRVGTAKRLQETPFGPLGLGVVRKEVPFGAELEGGGGRFRLEPLPFEEASWSGRRSSA; translated from the coding sequence ATGGAAACCCTTCTGGAGAACGCCCTGGGCGGGAGGGGGCACTTCGCCTTCCCCGGAGTGCTCCTCCTGCGGGGGCCCGACGCCCTCCCCTTCCTGCAGGGCCAGGCCACCCGGGACCTGAGGGGACTTTCCGGGCCTGCCGGGGCCCTTTTCCTCAACCACCGGGGCCAGATCGAGGAGGCGGCCACGGTCTTCCCCCACCCCGAGGGCTTCCTCCTGGCCCCTTGGGGAGCCCTGGCGGGCCTTAGGGCCCGCCTGGAGCGCTACCTCGTCTTCGACCAGGTGGAGCTTTTGGAACTCCCCCTCTACCGCCTCCTCCATGCCGACGGGCGGGAGGAGGTGGCGGAGAGCGGGGAGGGGGCGTACCCGGAGGCCCTCTACCCCCTCTACACCCTCCTGAAGGGCCTTCCCCTCCTCTCCGACATCCGGGGGGAGCTTCCCCAGAGCGTGGGCCTCCTCCACCTGGTGGACTACGGCAAGGGATGCTACGTGGGCCAGGAGATCATGGCCCGCACGGAGGGCAGGGAGACCCACCACCGCCTGGTGGGCCTGCGGGCCTTGGGGAAGGAGGGTGAGGTTCCTTGCGACCTCCACTGGGGGGGGCGGAGGGTGGGGACGGCCAAGCGCCTCCAGGAGACCCCCTTTGGCCCTTTGGGCCTGGGGGTGGTGCGCAAGGAGGTGCCCTTTGGAGCGGAGCTGGAGGGGGGCGGGGGGCGCTTTCGCCTGGAGCCCCTACCCTTTGAGGAGGCCTCATGGAGCGGGCGGAGATCATCGGCGTAG
- a CDS encoding MFS transporter yields MADVRLFWGSFLSVFLVGVVVALPGAALPYWRGRYGVEGEVSWFFTALLLGLLLGVRLAQGERRHPLFPLALSLAGLAFLGMALAPSFPLVVALAFPLGLGQGVMNLHGNSLVGELHPERRVQLLNRVNAAFGLGAVFTPLALTLLPYAAVLPLAGLAAWVGAFLVWRAPRVAQTPREGGRGYWPFLLAAGLYTGLEGSLATWNRVWLEELGYATATGGLLLSLYWLLLALGRLLWAERVAQNPLAALRALLLGVLLLLLLNLVPPTALLFPLVGFLLGPLFSTLLALVQARYGHRALGGLFYAGATGSTLMPALFALLPVGGVPLGFLLLALGLFLLVSGLERKKAHA; encoded by the coding sequence ATGGCGGATGTGCGCCTCTTTTGGGGCTCGTTTCTCTCCGTCTTCCTGGTGGGCGTGGTCGTGGCCCTGCCCGGGGCGGCCCTTCCCTACTGGCGCGGGCGCTACGGGGTGGAGGGGGAGGTCTCCTGGTTCTTCACCGCCCTCCTCCTGGGGCTCCTCCTGGGGGTGCGCCTGGCCCAGGGGGAAAGGCGCCATCCCCTCTTCCCCCTGGCCCTCTCCCTGGCGGGCCTGGCCTTCCTGGGCATGGCCCTGGCCCCCTCCTTCCCCCTGGTGGTGGCCCTGGCCTTTCCCCTGGGCCTGGGCCAGGGGGTGATGAACCTGCACGGCAACAGCCTGGTGGGGGAGCTCCACCCGGAAAGGCGGGTGCAGCTCTTAAACCGAGTGAACGCGGCCTTCGGCCTGGGGGCGGTCTTCACCCCCCTGGCCCTCACCCTCCTGCCCTACGCCGCCGTGCTTCCCTTGGCCGGCCTGGCGGCCTGGGTGGGGGCTTTCCTGGTCTGGCGGGCCCCGAGGGTGGCCCAAACCCCGCGGGAAGGCGGGAGGGGGTACTGGCCCTTCCTCCTGGCCGCGGGCCTGTACACCGGCCTCGAGGGCTCCCTGGCCACCTGGAACCGGGTCTGGCTGGAGGAGCTGGGGTACGCCACCGCTACCGGCGGCCTCCTCCTCTCCCTCTACTGGCTCCTCCTGGCCCTGGGGAGGCTCCTTTGGGCAGAGCGGGTGGCGCAAAACCCCCTGGCCGCCCTGAGGGCCCTGCTCCTCGGGGTCCTCCTCCTCCTCCTCCTCAACCTCGTCCCCCCCACCGCCCTCCTCTTCCCCCTGGTGGGCTTCCTCCTCGGACCCCTCTTCTCCACCCTCCTGGCCCTGGTGCAGGCCCGCTACGGGCACCGGGCCCTGGGGGGGCTCTTCTACGCCGGGGCTACGGGGAGCACCCTGATGCCCGCCCTCTTCGCCCTCCTGCCCGTAGGGGGAGTCCCCCTGGGCTTTCTCCTCCTAGCCCTGGGGCTTTTCCTTTTGGTTTCCGGCCTGGAGCGGAAAAAAGCCCACGCTTGA